The region GTCGGCGCGCCATTTTAAGAATACGTAAAGGAACGCCTTATCAACGTCGTAGTGAAGACGCGCTCTTTCTCAACTTTCGTGGCTATCGCATCAGCCGGAAAGGTATCTGGTTGAACCTCAAAAAGTGGGCGACACAAGAGGGTATCGAGCTAAAGACCCACACGCTACGCCACTCCTTTGCCACGCACCTGCTCAAAAATGGCGCAGATTTACGCGTAGTGCAAGAACTCTTAGGGCATGTGGATATTGGCACCACCGAGATTTATACCCATGTCGATCGGCAAGATTTAGCCCTTGCGCATCACAAATTTCACCCGCGATCCCGAAATAATTTATAACAAAGGCTATTGTCTCTCCTCTTTTTTGCCGATAAGAATGATGCTAAGCAAGGAGTAACCTCACCGTGAAAAGATTGATTTTATTGACTCTTCCCCTTCTCATCGTTACCAGCTGTGGACGTAGCTTACGTAGCGAGTGGATTGATAGCGCCAAAAATATCAAAGATGTGCAGAAAGTCAACCCCAAGCAAGAGAGTGAAGAAGAACTTGCCAAGAGATTACGCGAATTTGATCAATCCTTGAGTGTTCAAGAGGCAAGGCGAATGATTAAACGCCAAGAGAAACAACTCCAAAAAGCCCTCATTGCGCTATACGATAAATCCTTAGCTTATGAGATGTTAGGAACGCTTTATCTCAATCAAAAATTCTACCAAGCAGCGCTCGAACAATTTGAACTTGCCCTCGAGATTCGCCCTGCAAGCGCCACCTTGCACTACTACGCCGGCGTAAGTAGTGGTTGGGTCAGTACTCTTTCTATTGATCCCATCAAACAGGCAACCTATCAGGAAAAAGCCCTTGCCCACTTGCTTAAATCATACGAAATTGACCCAAACCATGCGCCCACCTCTCTAGCACTGGCAAGCATCTACGTCCAAGATACCTCTATGCTAGGGCAGGCGAAAATGTATGTGAAACGTTACCAGAGCCTCCATCCACAGAGCCAAGAGGCACAACTCTTACTCGCGCATATCACCCTTAAAGAGGGCAATTATCTGCAGGCGCGCAATCTCTATCAACAAATTATTGATGAAGCCAACCGAAACCCTGATCTTCACAAATACTATATTGATCAAGCTAATGCTGGTTTAGCGCTCATTCCTTAAGAGAAAATTATGGCATATATCCTCTCTTTAGCTATCGACATGATACCCTTTTTACCGGCAAGAAGTCGCGCGCTTTTAGCAAAAAAGTATACCAATGAGCACGATTTTTCCACGCTCCATGGACAAGAGCTTATGGTGGAATTTAGCGACCTACGCCTCACGAAATATCGACAAGAAGCGTGGCAATGCTGGCACGGGAAACAGGCATTAATCGATGCGGAAAAACTCTATGAACAGCTTCAAAAACGCCATATTGGTATCATCGATATGGCAGATGCTAGCTACCCCAGCTTGCTCAAAGAGATTCATGATCCCCCATTTCTCCTCTATTATCGCGGAACATTTCCTTCTTTTCATTTACCCCAACTTGCCATTGTCGGCACACGTCGCCCCTCGGTAAGCGCCAAGGAAGAGACCAGTATCTTTACCAAAGAGATCGCTCCTCATGTAGGTTCGATCGTTTCGGGGTTGGCTTTAGGGGTAGATGGACAAGCGCACCGCGCCGCACTGGCCGTGCACGGACACACCACCGCCATCTTGGGTGGAGGCTTCGATCACCTCTACCCCAACTCGCACAAAAGCCTAGCTGCCCGCATTATCGATGAAGGGGGACTGATACTAAGCGAATATGCGCCGTCGGTGAGCCCCACCAACTACACCTTTCCTGCCCGTAACCGCATCATCGCGGGGATGTGCCAAGGCACCGTCATCATCGAAGCGCCCCATAAATCGGGGTCGCTGATTACCGGACAATTTGCCCTCGATCAAGGGCGCGATCTCTTTGTACACGCCATTGGTATCGCGAACCCTGACTCTGGCACGGGGCAACTCTATGAGCAAGGCGCAATTGCACTACGTCGAGGCGAAGATCTCTTGAGCGCATGGGGAATTCTTCCCAGTAGAGAGAATTCAAATGGGGTAGCCGAAGCCAATGAGTCTGGCCCAAACAAGCTCGCCAATGAGTCATTCGACCGCTATGACATTGGTGCGGCCATTGCCAAAAATCTCTGGCAGGAGCTAAGCGACGAAGATCTCGATGATCTCTTTTAGTTGTATCTTTTAGCTTTAGACTCATTTGATGCGTTATTTAAGTCGCGCGTATCTTATGCTTCCCCCCATCTATTTTTGCGTTATCCCTCTTGAGATTTTTTCATATTATCCCGAATAAGAGGTATGGCATAAATGGAGCGTACTAAAATCACTCCCCACGTTCCCAGCACGATAATGACCAAGGCAAGCGCAACGAATCTTGTAAGAAATACCCCAATCACTGGGTAAGCAGTCTCGATATTCACCAAAATAGCTCTTGCTTTTGGTACTAAATAGAGTAACATAAAGAGAGGAAACGTAATAAGATACCATAATAAGGGTTGATATGCAAGACACCATTGCCAAAATTTACCTAGGCTACTGCTTCTTTTAGACATAAAATTATCCTCTCTTCAGATGTAGCATTGCGTAAAGAAAGCCCCTTTCTAAGAGCATCTACTCTTCTGCTTGCAACGCCTGAATCTTACGTGCTTGTTCGGTACTCCTCTCAAGCGATGGTTTCGTGCAACTCGTTAAGATGAGCATCGCCAATACGATCTTTTTCATCATACATCGCTCCTATTCGTCCACAATAATACTTATTCATTTTTCGGCATGGTTATCAACTTCCCTCAAAGCATCTCCATAATAAACACAGGCAGCATCGCTAAAAACATAACACCCGAAACTATCAGAATGCCTGAGATTGCTCTGCGCTGCATGTCATGCATTCGCTCTAACCACATCTGCAGTTCCGCATCAAATTCTGGGTTCTCCCTTCGTAAGGTTTTGACAGGCTTACTATGCAACCAGAACCACATATTCTCATAAATCATAACAAACGGTTCGGGAAATCCCCACTTCATTAAAAATAGTCGCCACTCGGTATCGTCCACCTCCATTCTTTTCATCATGGGGATGGCAATGATTTTCGTTGCTAACGTAATAAAGAGTATTATTAAAAAGAGATGATACATGCGATTCTCCAAGAAAAAAAGTATGCACTACAAGATAAGCATCGGCAACCCGGTAACCAGCATAATAGCCAACAGCGTAAAGAGTCGCCTACCATTACGCTCTTGTACTTCATGGAGTCGCACAAACCATTGCTGTACCTCGCGCGAAAATTCTGGATGCTCTGCCTCCAACGTTCTCACCGGCTTACTGTAAAACCAAATCATCCCCCCTTTGAAAAAATAGGGATTAGGCACATCATCAAAGCCCCACTTCTCTAAAAATTGTTGCCACGCGACCGCATCTTCTCTGGCATCCTTGATACTAGGAATCATGAGCATCTTTACCAAAAGGAAGATAAAGAGCACTATCCAAAAGAAGATATACATCGTCTACTCCTATCCTTTCTCATCCTAACTTTTTCGTGAGATAACCCCACTTACTTTGCATAGACGCATCAATAAGGGATGGCTACAATCGTGATACGGTTGAGCATAAAGAATAGAAGTAAGTATGTCATGCCCCCGATAAAGAGAAAGTAGAGTAACGAAAATCTACTTCGCCTGCGGTCTGCACCGTGATGAAACCTTTTTATCTGCGTCCACAGAAGGAGGGTAAACCCTAGCGCAAGTAGCGTCTGTTTAAGAATGAGCATCAAGAAATCTCTATCATACTCCGCTTGATGCGCACCTAGCTTAAAGAGGCTCTCTAGGTAAGCACTCTTTTCTGGGGAGAGCAAGCCCGCCTCACCCTCCAGCGCATGCGTAAGTTGCTGGTATGCCTTCTGGATACGTGCAATATGCATTAGTTTCTCCTGTAATAACGCTCTATCTGCGCGAAAAAGCATGTGCAAACCCAGAACAATAAGAAAAAACAATAACATAAAGAAAAGATCTCTTCTGCGCGCAATCATGGCGTATTCTCCTGCCTTTCCTTTTCTCTATTTTCAATAGTTTGATCTATCGTAGCTAATGCATTTTGATATACTTCTATATTTCCCTCATTGGGATGCTTTTAAGGAAGTTTTACCCAAAGAACGTCATATTGTAGGTAAACAAGGGACTTATACGATCAAACAAGATAACAGTAACCCGCGGCATCACTTGGCACGATTTACAAGGCGAACAAAAGTTGTTTCTAAAACCCCAGAAATGATTAATTTAAGCTTAAAATTGTCGATAGGATTAATGAGAGTAAACCAGTTTAAAAGAATGCAAGACATTGCTCTTGATATCTTTAGGTAAACACTCTCAAGCATACTAATGTAAGTGATACCCCGTATGCAAATTTCATTGAAGATCATATTGTGTGCTTATGTATCCATCCATTAATAACAGAATTTGAAAATCAATATATTTTGGAAGGGTTTATAGATATAGCAAATTTAATTAATAAGTAATTTTATAGTAGAAAGGATTTATCATTATGGCAAGAGCACCTTATAACGTATTAGTATTACCCTACAAGATGGAAAAGTCTACTGTGCAGTATTGCATCTTCAAGCGTGAAGATATGAGTGTCTGGCAATTTATTGCCGGCGGAGGAGAAGACGATGAACTACCTTTAATTGCTGCACAACGAGAAACACTTGAAGAAGCAGGAATAAGATCCGATGAATTATTATCGCTGACTTCAATGTGCCATGTTGCAGCAAATCTGTTTTCTGAGAAATCACAAAAAAACTGGGGGGATAAAGTGATTGTTATTCCTGTATATTCCTTTGCGGTTCTATGTGATGTCAATATGAAGATCTCAATATCGGATGAGCATTTAGAATACCAATGGTCTTATTACGATGAAGCGATAAAGCTTTTGCACTTTGATTTGGATAAAACAGCTTTATATGAATTAAATGAGAGGATTAATCGAAATAATGTTGGAAGAAATCAAAAGCAGGATTGAAAAAGTCTTTAAACATAAAATCTTTTATTATCAAAAACTGAGTACTGGATATGTAAATAGTTTGTATATAGTAAGAATTCTTCAAGATAGGTACATTATAAATTTATAATATCATGGGAATAGCGCATGCGTAAGTTGCTGGTATGCCTTCTGGATACGTGCAATATGGATTAATTTATGCTGTAATAACGCTCTATCTGCGCGAAAAAGCAGGTGCAAACCCAGAACAATGAGAAAAAACGATAACATAAAGAAAAGATCTCTTCTGCGCGCAATCATGGCGTATTCTCCTGCCTTTCCTTTTCTCTATTTTCAAGAGCTTGATCTATCGTAGCTAGTGCATTTTGATATACTTCTATATTTCCCTCATTGGGATGTTTTTTAGCTAACTCTTTATCCAACTTTCTTTGTACTTGCCGACGAAACTTCTTAACGGAAACTAACGGATCCTCACTCTCTGATGTAAATTGTGCTATACTCACACTTTCTACCACCCTCTTTACCATATTACCAGTAACAATAATCATGGCTAAAAGCAACATGATGAACCATACTCTATCCTTGAGACTGCGCATCTTCTTCTCTCCCTTTATTCTAAAATAAGCGCTAACTGGCGCATTACAAATCGACAGACAGCGGTACTTTCACGACCGAATAAATCGCCTCAATATCGCCTGCTAGCCTACGCCGAATAAATTCTGCCCTATCACGTAGCATCTGTGCCTCACTCCTTAAACCTTGAATAGTTTCACTATCAGGATCATTTCCCTTTTCTATTAATCCATCAATATTTTGGTCTATAGAATCCGCACGCTCCTCGTAAAAAAGCACAAGCGACGCTATCTCATAAAAATGCGAAACGGAGTCTGCCGAGAAGCGCTTATCAGCACTCTTGGACCCTATCTTAGTATCAATATAATACACGGCTATCCAAGCCACCATAATAAAGAGGTAGGTCAGTATGCTTATACCCACGACTTGTAATACTAATTTTTTCATTTACTTTCCTCCTGACAACAGCGTGAAAAAGAGATAGCCAAACAAGCTAGCAAGCGCAATCACCAAGGTAAGAACAAAGAGCATCTTGGTAATACCTAAGGCCGGCTCTTTCTCTACCTCCGTATCATTAGTGGCTTGCTGTGGCGTAAGATAGCCTCGCTTTAAACCCCATCTGCGATATAGGATGATTATCGCCATCGCCAGATACCCCAAACCAAACACAATGCCACTAGGTATGCGCCTTACTGGTATAGAAGAGTCTATCAAGTGATGCCCCATCCGCACCACCATAATCAATAGCGGTAAAGATAAGAAAAAACTCAAGATATTAACAAGGATCTTAGCTCTCTTATACCTTTTTTGCTTAACCATAAACGTCTCGTCTAACCCCATTCTATTGCCTCCTTACCACCATCTCCCCTCAATAATCAGCACGAGATTGTATATAATCCCAATAATAACATGGATTGCTCCAAAAATTTGTAGCCAACGATGATGTCGATTTTGTTTAAATGCAAACACCAGCGCGTAGAGTATCAGCACCAGCAATAAGGGCAAGATTATCACGGCGACGATAGCCAGCAGATAGCCAAGCGTGCCATACTCTTCCCTTTTTATAAAAAATATTAAGATAATACTCACTACTAATGTAATAAGAAATAAGATTCTTTGGTATTTTTTGAGTTTTTTATACATTTATACCCCTCCGCTTCTACAAAAAGTTAGAAGAGATCTTCGTCGTCCTCATCCTCCATAGATTCATCTTTGGGATCAAAGATGCGCATATCTTCGCCCAAGTCTGCCTCGTCCACCAAGGGCAAGTGCGAAGGTTGTTTACTCTTGACGTTCTGGCGGAATCGCCCCTCTTTATCCATCAACTTTTCGGCTTGCATGGCTTGAATAAATTCATCTAAGAGCAGTTGCATCTTCTCACCACCTAGCTCCACCGCCATCAGATAATCATTGTGTGCCTCGGGGTACTCCTCCATCTCCCAGTGCACATCCGCACGATTGGCATAGGCCTTGGCATTCTCGGGCTCTAACTCCAGCACCTTATCAAAATAGGTAATCGCAAGATCATACTGCGCATGGACATACGCACGCGTACCCAACAAAAACCAATCACTTGCCTTACGCTGTTTCGCCTCTAACTCCGCATCGTCCTCATCACCATTCAACACCAAAAAATCATCCAAGCCCAGCGTTGCCTCACGCTCACATCCAATCTCACACCCATCCGCATCCTCAAAAGGCGTATTTCCCGCACCATTATCGCTCATCTATCGCTCCTGTAAAACTTTAGTAAATCATTTTATCACTTATCGCTAAAAAATGTCAAGATAGATACCCCCCTTGAAGAAAATGGATATATCGGGTATAATAAAAGGATAACGAGTCCTCTTTACCCGTTGCATCGTCGATGGGTCAATAATAGAGAAAGACCACAAGGAGGAATAGCGTGAACAACTATGAGTTAGTTTGCATATTCAATGTAAAAGAAAATTTCCACACCGAGGGTGTCGATGCCATTCGTACCATCCTCAAGAACCAAGGTGCTACCATTGTCAAAGAAGAAGACATGGGCGCACGCAATCTTGCCTATGAAATCAACAAAGAGAATCGTGGACACTACCACCTCTACCTCTTTGAGCGCGAAGGCGAAATGACCAAAATTGATGAGCTCCTTAAGCTCCAAAAAGGTCTCATTCGCCACCTCTTCATCAAGCTAGAGAAGCCTCGCAAACAACGCATCCGCGTGCGAAAACCTCTCCATACTAACCAATCTAACCCAGTTGAGAGTCCTACACCCAAGGCTGAGGAAGAGTAGTCATGGCCGATATCAATCGTGTTGTTCTTGTTGGTAGACTCACCAAAGACGCGGAACTCAAATACACCTCCAACACCAATATGCCCGTCTCTCGCCTCGCTATCGCCGTAAATGCCAGACGTAAACAAGGCGATCAATGGGTCGATGAAGCTCACTTCTTTGACGTGACTCTCTTTGGTAAACAAGGAGAAGCGCTCAATAATTACCTCACCAAAGGTAAGCAGGTGGGCATCGAGGGGCAACTTCGTCAAGATCGTTGGGAACAAGACGGTCAGCAACGCAGTCGGGTTACCATTCTAGCGGATAACATCATGCTATTAGGTGGCACAAACGACTCCGAGCGCGCCTCATCCCCAAGTCAATCTTCGCGCCCAAATCCCCCCACCGGCAGACCCAAAGCCAATCCATCCCCTTCAACAAACACCAACATGGCACCTCCGGTTGATTTTGAGGATGACATCCCTTTTTAATCACAAGTATGTGATGCAATTTATCTTAGTATAATATGGAGATTTAGACTATCATGGCAGATTCAAGAGATAATAACTTTGACAACTTTTCAGGCGACGACAAAGAACGCAGAGGCAAACGCAGTTTTCATAAAAAGAAAGTCTGTCGCTTTTGCAACAACACCAAAGGCATCGACTACAAAGATGTAGAGACCCTCAAGCGCTGTGTTACCGAACGTGGTAAAATTCTTCCTGCACGCATCACCGGTTCGTGTGCTCGTCATCAACGTGAGCTCACCCAAGCCATCAAGCGCGCCCGCATTATTGCTCTATTGCCGTTTGTAAGCAATTAACCATTCGACAATTTTACCCGATCTGTTATCTTTTTATGAGATAAAATTGGGTAAAATGCTCACCCTAAGTATTTTAATCGATAAACGAGGTTATTTTATATGAAAATGAAAGTTATTTTGAAGCAAGACTACGCTTCACTAGGCGAAGAGGGCGACATCAAAGAGGTAGCTGCGGGGTATGCGCGCAACTATCTTATCCCAAATGGGATTGTTGCTAACTACAGCGCCCATGCCGTTAATGAGCTTACCAAGCGCCAGCATATTATCGCCCGTAAGAAGGCCGAAAAAGCCAAAGAAGCGCGATCGCACAAAGAAAAACTCGAAGCAGAAGCGTTGGTTTTTCACTTTGCTAGTGGCGAGAAGGGTCGTCTTTTTGGTGCGGTTACTCCTGCAACTATCGCCGAAGAGCTTGCGAAAAAGGGCATGTCTATCGAGAAGAAATTCATCGATATTCCTAACCACAGCATCAAAGAGGTAGGCGAGTTTGAGGTGAAAGTGCGTCTTTATGCAGGTGAGGTTGCCAACCTCAAAATCAATGTACAGAGCAACAATCCAGTACAGGAGAGCGCAGAAGCTAACAACTAATTCTCTGCCAATCCTAGAAATACTATGGAAGAACGTGCTAATCTTTTTGATCTTGCAGCCGAGCGTGCACTTATTGGCACGTTACTTTCCAACTTTAAAGTTGCCACTTTGGACAAGATTGAGGAGCTTATTGCTCCCCAATCATTCTTTAATTCGGCGCATCAGGTGCTCTTTGAGGCCATTCGCTTTCAGGTGGAGCATGGTCAACCCGTAGATGTCGTCTCGTTGACCCATGCATTGCGTAGTCGCGACCTCTTGGAGAAAGCAGGCGGTACTGCCTATCTCACCGAGCTTACCGCGACGGCACCACTCACGAGTACCCCTCTACATTATGCCAATATTGTGCGCGAATTTGCTATTCGTCGATCGCTTAAGGAGATGGGCATCGACATTGCCGAGGAATCCACCAATCTAGCCCAACCTACCGAGACATTAATTGAACACACACAACAAAAGATCTTGGATCTTGATTATGGTAGTAAAATTAGCGCCTATTACGATGCGCGTCAGCTAGTTAAAAATACCTTAGAGATTTTGGAAGAGCGCTTCAAAAACAAGATCCGCTATACAGGCATTGAGAGTAAATTTTCCGAACTCGACAATATGCTCTCTGGTTTTCAAGATGGCGAGATGATTGTTATCGGTGCGCGTCCGAGTATGGGTAAGACGGCTTTGGCGCTCTCCTTTGTGGAAAATTTAGCGATCAAACAGCAGATCGCTACGGGATTTTTTACGCTTGAAATGCCCGCCGAACAGCTAGTGATGCGCATGCTTGCCTCGGAATCACAAGTTAATAGCATTAAATTTCGTAGCCCATCCCTTATGCTTAGCGCCGAATTAAGCAAGATTAGCGATGCCGCCTCGCGCA is a window of Entomospira culicis DNA encoding:
- the dprA gene encoding DNA-processing protein DprA — protein: MAYILSLAIDMIPFLPARSRALLAKKYTNEHDFSTLHGQELMVEFSDLRLTKYRQEAWQCWHGKQALIDAEKLYEQLQKRHIGIIDMADASYPSLLKEIHDPPFLLYYRGTFPSFHLPQLAIVGTRRPSVSAKEETSIFTKEIAPHVGSIVSGLALGVDGQAHRAALAVHGHTTAILGGGFDHLYPNSHKSLAARIIDEGGLILSEYAPSVSPTNYTFPARNRIIAGMCQGTVIIEAPHKSGSLITGQFALDQGRDLFVHAIGIANPDSGTGQLYEQGAIALRRGEDLLSAWGILPSRENSNGVAEANESGPNKLANESFDRYDIGAAIAKNLWQELSDEDLDDLF
- a CDS encoding IS1 family transposase; the protein is MHFDILLYFPHWDAFKEVLPKERHIVGKQGTYTIKQDNSNPRHHLARFTRRTKVVSKTPEMINLSLKLSIGLMRVNQFKRMQDIALDIFR
- a CDS encoding NUDIX hydrolase → MARAPYNVLVLPYKMEKSTVQYCIFKREDMSVWQFIAGGGEDDELPLIAAQRETLEEAGIRSDELLSLTSMCHVAANLFSEKSQKNWGDKVIVIPVYSFAVLCDVNMKISISDEHLEYQWSYYDEAIKLLHFDLDKTALYELNERINRNNVGRNQKQD
- a CDS encoding tetratricopeptide repeat protein, which encodes MSDNGAGNTPFEDADGCEIGCEREATLGLDDFLVLNGDEDDAELEAKQRKASDWFLLGTRAYVHAQYDLAITYFDKVLELEPENAKAYANRADVHWEMEEYPEAHNDYLMAVELGGEKMQLLLDEFIQAMQAEKLMDKEGRFRQNVKSKQPSHLPLVDEADLGEDMRIFDPKDESMEDEDDEDLF
- the rpsF gene encoding 30S ribosomal protein S6; the encoded protein is MNNYELVCIFNVKENFHTEGVDAIRTILKNQGATIVKEEDMGARNLAYEINKENRGHYHLYLFEREGEMTKIDELLKLQKGLIRHLFIKLEKPRKQRIRVRKPLHTNQSNPVESPTPKAEEE
- the ssb gene encoding single-stranded DNA-binding protein; the protein is MADINRVVLVGRLTKDAELKYTSNTNMPVSRLAIAVNARRKQGDQWVDEAHFFDVTLFGKQGEALNNYLTKGKQVGIEGQLRQDRWEQDGQQRSRVTILADNIMLLGGTNDSERASSPSQSSRPNPPTGRPKANPSPSTNTNMAPPVDFEDDIPF
- the rpsR gene encoding 30S ribosomal protein S18; amino-acid sequence: MADSRDNNFDNFSGDDKERRGKRSFHKKKVCRFCNNTKGIDYKDVETLKRCVTERGKILPARITGSCARHQRELTQAIKRARIIALLPFVSN
- the rplI gene encoding 50S ribosomal protein L9, yielding MKMKVILKQDYASLGEEGDIKEVAAGYARNYLIPNGIVANYSAHAVNELTKRQHIIARKKAEKAKEARSHKEKLEAEALVFHFASGEKGRLFGAVTPATIAEELAKKGMSIEKKFIDIPNHSIKEVGEFEVKVRLYAGEVANLKINVQSNNPVQESAEANN
- the dnaB gene encoding replicative DNA helicase, with product MEERANLFDLAAERALIGTLLSNFKVATLDKIEELIAPQSFFNSAHQVLFEAIRFQVEHGQPVDVVSLTHALRSRDLLEKAGGTAYLTELTATAPLTSTPLHYANIVREFAIRRSLKEMGIDIAEESTNLAQPTETLIEHTQQKILDLDYGSKISAYYDARQLVKNTLEILEERFKNKIRYTGIESKFSELDNMLSGFQDGEMIVIGARPSMGKTALALSFVENLAIKQQIATGFFTLEMPAEQLVMRMLASESQVNSIKFRSPSLMLSAELSKISDAASRIYDAPLYIDDTPNISLSALKLQARKMKIEKNIKVLFIDYLGLITVKESNLARHEQMALVSRNIKALARELKIPVIILSQLRRDAEGKEPNLADLRETGSIEQDADVVMFLHRTRKTDNETADEGLIETKLIIAKQRNGPIGVAELVFHPRFTRFYEKSREH